A genomic segment from Nicotiana tabacum cultivar K326 chromosome 7, ASM71507v2, whole genome shotgun sequence encodes:
- the LOC107826272 gene encoding la-related protein 6C-like, whose protein sequence is MAQLQRPEKVDECTQETTQFETKDVSKTSNKNTNKEDTASFKFNVQAPEFVPRSHTTTTPMSSYFYPYFQYLSGGTATSDWLYVGDQDTISYVPNQSFSAMGQSQKDVLPEEVKNKIIKQVEYQLSDMSLLANENLLKQMNKDPEGFVPISSVSTTKKIKSLITNQQTLAHALLSSTKLIVSNDGKKVKRRTPFNDKDKEDLQLRTVVAENLPDDHSHHNIEKIFKVAGSVKTIRVCHPQDPNSSRARGDIGISNKLHALIEFENPEAAERAVEKLNDERNWRKGLRVRLLLRRSPKSVLKSRKSDFDGCFDDEDSELTEDSDGNNVEESMATNKKAWNKGRGKLRSRTQIYGGRGLLAALPQCNSSPSLSEGPVRQVTKGPRMPDGTRGFTMGRGKPFTSTNVQSTVHVA, encoded by the exons atggcACAACTGCAACGTCCTGAGAAAGTTGATGAATGTACTCAAGAAACTACACAATTTGAAACTAAGGATGTTAGCAAAACCAGTAATAAGAATACTAATAAGGAGGATACTGCTTCCTTCAAATTCAATGTCCAAGCCCCTGAGTTTGTGCCAAGATCCCATACTACTACAACCCCAATGTCAAGTTACTTCTACCCATATTTCCAGTATCTTTCTGGGGGTACTGCTACTTCTGATTGGTTATATGTAGGTGATCAAGATACTATTTCCTATGTTCCCAATCAAAGTTTCTCTGCTATGGGCCAGAGTCAGAAGGATGTTCTTCCTGAAGAGGTCAAGAACAAGATCATTAAACAG GTTGAATACCAACTTAGCGACATGAGCTTGCTGGCAAATGAGAACTTATTGAAACAGATGAATAAGGACCCTGAAGGCTTTG TCCCAATTTCTTCTGTTTcgactacaaagaaaatcaagtCCCTAATCACCAACCAGCAGACTCTTGCTCATGCCCTCCTGTCCTCTACAAAGCTG ATTGTAAGCAATGATGGCAAGAAGGTTAAAAGAAGAACTCCATTTAATGACAAGGATAAAGAAGATTTGCAG TTACGTACagtcgttgctgagaatttaccaGATGATCACTCCCATCACAATATTGAGAAAATATTCAAGGTAGCTGGAAG TGTCAAAACCATCCGTGTATGCCATCCCCAGGATCCAAACTCGTCGCGTGCTAGAGGAGACATTGGCATTAGCAACAAG CTCCATGCACTGATTGAGTTTGAGAATCCTGAAGCAGCAGAGAGAGCA GTAGAGAAGTTAAATGATGAAAGGAACTGGAGAAAGGGCCTAAGAGTGAGATTGCTCCTTAGACGTTCA CCAAAGTCTGTTCTAAAGAGCAGGAAGTCGGATTTTGATGGGTGTTTTGATGATGAAGATTCTGAATTGACTGAGGACTCTGATGGCAATAAT GTTGAAGAAAGCATGGCAACTAACAAGAAAGCATGGAATAAAGGGCGTGGGAAATTAAGATCGCGTACTCAAATTTATGGTGGACGAGGACTGCTTGCAGCACTTCCACAATGCAACAGTAGTCCTAGCCTAAGTGAAGGACCAGTGAGACAGGTTACAAAAGGGCCAAGAATGCCAGATGGAACTAGAGGTTTTACCATGGGAAGAGGGAAGCCTTTCACAAGTACTAATGTTCAATCCACAGTACATGTGGCCTAA